The Gemella massiliensis DNA segment ATTGTCAGGGTGTTCTCCACAAGATAGAAGTGGTACGTTTTATGATACATTTGTCAAACCTATGGACATAGCCTTAAGCAAAATTCATGAATATACCGGAAGTTGGGGCTGGTCAATCGTAATTATTACTCTTATTATAAGATTATTAGTATTACCATTTATGTTAAATAATTACAAAATACAAAATAAAGCACGTAAAGGGCAAGAGTTGGCACGCCCTGAATTAGAAGTTATTCAAGCAAAACAAAAAGCTGCACGTGAAAAAGAAGCTCGTGCAATTTCTAATGAAGAAAAAATGCAAGCTCGCAGCGAATTGATGGAAATTCAAAAAGAACAGTTTGCCATTATGAAAAAATATGGAGCAAATCCAATGAGTTTAGGTGGATGTTTACCATTATTCATTCCTCTTCCATTCTTAACGGCGTTGTTTTATACATTATCTAATCCGTTGTATTCAGCAGGAATTATTGATTCAACATTTTTGGGTATTTTCAATCTTGGGACACGTTCATACACATTACCTGTAATTGCGTTTATTGTTTACGCTATTCAAACACGCTTATCAATGAAGATGATGCCACAGGTTACTCAACCCGGTCAAGAACAAATGCAACAACAGATGAAACTTATGCAATGGTTAAGCCCGGTAATGATTACAATATTCTCATTCTGGGTAGCCGGAGCGGTTGCGGTGTACTATATTGTGGGGGGACTATTTTTAATATTCCAAACTTATGTAGGACATGCACTATATCCACCATATGTTCCGGAAAAACAAAAGAAACAAACTTTTGATCCTAATAAGGTGACTTTAGTTTCTAATAAGAAAAAACGTAAATAAAATAGAATAGAAAGGTTTAGTAGTAATGCTGCTGAACCTTTTTTAAATCTTGATATTAATTCTAAATTGTAAAAATTATAGAGATAAAATAATAAAGAATGTAGTAAAATTTTGCTTTATGAATTTTTAACTTTACAATTTAGGACTTTAATAAAGTTTTGCATTATCATTTTATATTTTGTACATTTGTAAATGATGTGAGACAAAAAAAGTAAAAAATAAATACCGGATATAATAGAATTACATAGAAGCTAGCTTCTATGTAAACCGTATGAAGCCCCCGACGTAAATTACATTATTTGATTAGATTTGCCAGCTTTAATTCCTTAGAGAACATTTCAGATTTCTAAAACTTATTTGTCAAGGATTTGAAAAAGGCGTAGCCCTTGTCCTTGACAAATAAGTTGTGAAATCTATTATCTAACAAGGAATTAAAGCCGGCATATTTTTATAGACTCTTTCCGTAACTCTTTTCTTTTTTCAACAGGAGAAAGCCAATTTAAAGTCTGCATAGGAAGACGGTTAGAGCGATATAGATACTTTTTCATCTGAGATATAAGATCATCATACGAAAAGAAAGATAAACGCCTGTAAAAACGTTCATTATCATTTCTATGACTACGTTCAACCTTACCGTTATGTCTAGGAGTTCTAGGTCTAATAAGTTGATGTTTAATGCCAAGATTATTACACAATACATCAAAAGGGTGTATTCGTTTAGTATCTTTAAAATGTGTAAATTCAAAACCATTATCAGTTTGAATTATCTTGGGTTTATACCCAAAATAATCAATAGCCATTTTAACAAATTGAACAGTAGAGTATGATGATTGTTCTTTAAAAGGGAAAATAAATCTTTCCCTAGTAGCTTCATCAATGATAGTATATTGATAAAATTTATCAGGAATTTCTCCTACATAACAACGTTTAGGAACATATTTCACATCAAGTTGCCATTTTTTACCAATTTCAGTAGGTGTATTATAGGGTTTAGGTTTATAAGGAATTACTTTTTTCTTAGTATCTTTATAAAAGCCTAATTTTCTAAGCACTCTAAATAAAGAACAAGGATGTCTTTTATAACCTTTGTTGAATTTAAGTTTAGCATATAATTCAATCATAGAAATATTAGGATTACGTTTAATAAGATTTTTAATCCAAGACAATTCTTCAACTGTATGGGCGTTAGGGTGAATGGAATGAGGTCTATGAGACTTATCTATAAGAGACTCTTTAGTACCGTCATATTTTTTATTCCAACGCAAAAGAGAGGCTTTTGATATTTTATAGCGCCTACAAACAAAACGAATAGAGTTACCGTTTCTATAAGTTTTAACTGCAGCTATTCTTGTTTGTAAAGTATGAGGTATATATCGTTGTGTTTTTTCTATATTTTCTGTTATAATAGTTTTCATAAGAGTAAATTCCTTTTTTTGATTTGTAGGTAACTTCATTATACAGGATTTACTCTTCTTTTTTTTATTATATGTCTCACATCTATTGTAACACTACAAGTTTTGCATTATCATTTTATATTTTTTATTGACTAGCAGGTATATCTGTGGTAGAATTGTTAATGTTGAGTAGCTCCTAAATAGCTACTACAACCGCACGTGTAAGGTAATTAAGTGAGAAATCCACCTTATATGGCGAGTCTTAGTAAAAAATTTAAGGAGGTGCAGATATGTACGCAGTAATCGAAACAGGTGGAAAACAATTACGTGTTGAAGAAGGTCAAACTATTCTAGTTGAAAAATTAGCAGTAGAAGTTGATTCAACAGTAACTTTCGACAAAGTATTACTAGTAGGTGGGGAAAATGCTAAAATTGGTGCTCCATTAGTAGCGGGTGCAACGGTAACAGCTAAAGTTGTTTCTCAAGGTAAAGGTAAAAAAATAACAGTATTTAAATACAAACCTAAGAAAAACAATCACCGTAAATTAGGTCATCGTCAACCATTCACTAAATTAGTAGTTGAAAAAATTAACGCTTAATTATGATTAAAGTCGAAATAACAAAAGGGGTTAATAACATAAAACAAATCATTGTTGATGGTCATGCAAATTTTGCTGAAGAAGGTTCAGATATTGTTTGTGCGGGTGTTTCAGCGATTATTTTTGGATTGATTAATTCGATTGATGAACTTGATGATGAGGTAGTGTTTGATATTTCAGTTAGTGAAGATGAAACAGGACATTTAACTTATCGTTCATTAAAATCTACAATGACGGAACAACTTCTTTTACAAGCGATGTTGGTATCGCTAAAAACAATTGAAGCAAATTATGCAGATTATATAACTATTGAAACAAGAGAGGTGAATTAGAGATGATGTTAAAATTAAATTTACAATTCTTCGCATCTAAAAAAGGGGTAGGTTCTACTAAAAACGGACGTGATTCTGAATCTAAACGTTTAGGTGCAAAAAGAGCTGACGGTCAGTACGTAACTGCAGGTTCTATATTATACAGACAACGTGGTACAAAAATTTATCCTGGAACTAACGTAGGAAAAGGTGGAGATGATACACTATTTTCACTAGTTGACGGAGTTGTTCGTTTCGAAAGATACGGACGTAGTCGTAAAAAAGTTTCAGTATATCCACAAGCATAATATATATGAAGAGAATTTTTATTTATGGTTAATCTTAAATAAAAGTTCTCTTTTTTATTTTTTCAATTTTTAGAATATATAAAATTTTTAATTTTTACTCAATATAGTCTTTAATATTTCACAAAAATACATTATGAAAACACTTTATTTATGTAATAATATTTTAATACTTTTATTAGTTGTATTTTTAATTTATATATGTTAAACTCTATTTGTGCATTTGACAGTGTACAGATATATTTTCAGGAGGAAAAAAAGTGTCAACATTAGGACAAGAAATTTTATTTTCTTTTTTAGGTGGACTGGGTTTATTTTTATTTAGTATTAAATATATGGGAGATGGTCTACAACTAATAGCAGGGGACAAGATGCGTTATGTGTTAGATAAATATACTTCTAAACCATTGATGGCATTATTCGCCGGGGTGTTAGTTACAGTTCTTATTCAGTCAAGTACCGGAACAATCGTTATTACGGTTAGTTTGGTAGGTGCCGGTTTATTAAAGACAAAACAGGCAATTGCAATTGTAATGGGATCTAATATCGGTACAACATTAACATCATTCATTATAGGTTTTAATGTATCGCATTATTCATTACCGCTTATATTTTTGGGAGCAGCATTTTTATTTTTTACAAGAGCAAAACTCATTAATAATATAGGGCGTGTAATTTTCGGTTTTGGTGGAATATTCTATGCTTTAAAAATGATGTCAACGGCCATGGGACCACTAAAAACTATGGATTGGTTTCAAACGATTTTAACACATATTGATGATAGTGCTTGGGTAGGTGTCGGAGTTGGTACATTGTTAACGGTAATGATTCAATCTTCTGCTGCAACTATCGCTATCCTCCAAAATTTATATGCCGAACATGCACTTAATTTACATGGTGCTATCCCCGTTATTTTTGGTGATAATATAGGGACTGCAATAACAACGGCAGCGTTGGCTATTGTTGGAACTAATATTGCAGCGAAACGTGTAGCAATTTCACATATTATGTTTAATGTAATAGGGACGGTAATATGTTTAATACTTTTAGAGCCGTATATTATGTTTATTGGGTATATGGAAAATCTGCTGGGGTTAGAACCGAAAATGGCAATAGCTTTTGGGCATGGTACATTTAATATATTTAATACCGTTTTACAATTCCCATTCATTTGGCTATTGGTTAAAATTATTACTAAAGCTATTCCCGGTGAAGATGAACAAATTAAATATACTACACAATATCTTGATAAGTCGTTAATAACAAGTGCACCGGCAGTAGCACTTGGTCAAGTGGAAAAAGAATTTGTGGAAATGTTAAAACTATCTAAAAAAAGCTTAAAAAATTCGGTTGAATATTTTATGACACGAGAAGAGCAGTTCAATGAAAAAGCTGAAACATTAGAAGAAGCTATTAATAATTTTGATGAGGAAATGACAGACTACTTAACTTTATTATTTAGAGAAAAACTAAGTCCAAAAGAGGGGTTACACGCGTCAGTTCTTCTAGATGGGACACGTGATATTGAACGTGTTGGCGATCACGCTAGAGATATAGTAGGATCTGTAAACTATCAAATTAAAAAGAAATTAAAATTCTCAGATGATGCGAAAGCAGAAGTTCAAGAAATGTTTGAATTATCAAACGGTATAATTGAAAAAACAATTAAATCATTAGAAGAAAAAAACATTGCAATTGCCGGTGCGGCACTGGCTGCTTGTGGAAATATTTATGAACTTGAGAAAAAAGCTCGTAAAAAGCATACACAGCGTATGAAAGACGGTGAATGCGAAATTCCGGCAGGAGTTGTATATATGGATTTAATTCAGCATTTTACAAGAATTTGTGAACACTCTAGAAATATTTTGGAAAAAGAAATTCAAGGAAATATTTAGATATGACTAATAAACAAAAGATGTATTTTATATTATTTGTAATAATATTATTAATAGTATTAGTTTTATATAAATTATATCAAATTCAAATAAGTTAAAGTAAGAATAACTAAAAAACGAAAGTGAAATTCCACTTTCGTTTTTTAATTATTAATAACTTAATTCAGGTGAAAAGATAAAGTACAGGATAAAAATACTTGCTATATGAAAAAAGAGAACTATATATAATAAAAATTATTCTTTTTTTGGTAAAAAAATATGGAGGCACAAGTCCCATGTTATTATGAGTATTTTCTCTAAGTGTAAATAAAATAGTATTTAATTTATGTAAAAATAATTCAATAACCATAACAAAAGGTTTTTATAAACAGTATAACTGTGTTCAAACACAAAATCAGTTTAATTAAATGGATATAAAAATAGGATTTATTTTACAATAAAACTACAGTATGTTACAATATATTTTGGGGTAGGTTGTTAGTTTGCATTGCTAATATGAGTGTGTTTGTCTTGTCAGGTATGTTATAATATATATCATATTTAAGGTGTAAAATAAATCCTACTTAAAAATACAAAGAAAGGAAGTATTATTCATGAAAAAGAAGATTTTTATATGGATAACGACTGTGCTTTTAATATGTAGCACAATATTGACTACAGTTATAAGCTCAAATACAAATATTGCTAGGGCAGAAGGTGGAAAACAGGGAGAGAATTTAACTACAAGTACAAAAGTACAAAAAAATGCAGTTAAAAAAGAAACTCAAGGCAAGAATACCGAAGCTACAGAAAAAAAAGTTAGCGATAAAGTTGATAATACAGCAAAAACAAATAAAAAAGCTGACAATACTGCGGACTTAGGTGTTAGTGCTAAAGGGACTACAAATATTGTATCAGAGAAAAGAGGTGAAACCGAAAATATCTCTGATAATATAATAAAATCTCTGGCAAGAAATGCTGCAATACATAATGATGTAATTACTAAAATGTATATTAAAAGTTATGATGGAGGGACAATACCTAATAATACGGTCGAAATGTGGAGAACATTTAGGGTATATGCGGAGTTTTCTCTTCCTAATAATAAAGTGAAGAAAGATGATACAACCACAATAAAATTACCTGAACAACTAACATTTGGCGGGAGCGCAATAAAATTTGAAGTAAAAGATGCTGATGGTAATTTAGTAGCAAATGCTGTAATAGATCCTAATACTAAAACTATTACTTTAACATATACGGATTATCCAGAAAAACACTCAGATGTAAAAGGGGAACTATTCTTCTACGCAAGGGTTGATGAAACTAGGGTTAAAGAAGAAAAAAATATTGATCTTAAATTCACTATAAGTAATGATGTAACAATTTCTGCAGGAACATTACATTATAAAGGTCCTAACCCAAAATATCATTCTATAATAGAAAAAGTTGGTTGGCAAGATAAAGATAATAAGAGTCTTTTTCATTATAGTATAGCCATTAATGAAAGTG contains these protein-coding regions:
- the yidC gene encoding membrane protein insertase YidC → MKKLFALLLGFAGVFVLSGCSPQDRSGTFYDTFVKPMDIALSKIHEYTGSWGWSIVIITLIIRLLVLPFMLNNYKIQNKARKGQELARPELEVIQAKQKAAREKEARAISNEEKMQARSELMEIQKEQFAIMKKYGANPMSLGGCLPLFIPLPFLTALFYTLSNPLYSAGIIDSTFLGIFNLGTRSYTLPVIAFIVYAIQTRLSMKMMPQVTQPGQEQMQQQMKLMQWLSPVMITIFSFWVAGAVAVYYIVGGLFLIFQTYVGHALYPPYVPEKQKKQTFDPNKVTLVSNKKKRK
- a CDS encoding DDE-type integrase/transposase/recombinase — translated: MKTIITENIEKTQRYIPHTLQTRIAAVKTYRNGNSIRFVCRRYKISKASLLRWNKKYDGTKESLIDKSHRPHSIHPNAHTVEELSWIKNLIKRNPNISMIELYAKLKFNKGYKRHPCSLFRVLRKLGFYKDTKKKVIPYKPKPYNTPTEIGKKWQLDVKYVPKRCYVGEIPDKFYQYTIIDEATRERFIFPFKEQSSYSTVQFVKMAIDYFGYKPKIIQTDNGFEFTHFKDTKRIHPFDVLCNNLGIKHQLIRPRTPRHNGKVERSHRNDNERFYRRLSFFSYDDLISQMKKYLYRSNRLPMQTLNWLSPVEKRKELRKESIKICRL
- the rplU gene encoding 50S ribosomal protein L21 gives rise to the protein MYAVIETGGKQLRVEEGQTILVEKLAVEVDSTVTFDKVLLVGGENAKIGAPLVAGATVTAKVVSQGKGKKITVFKYKPKKNNHRKLGHRQPFTKLVVEKINA
- a CDS encoding ribosomal-processing cysteine protease Prp, yielding MIKVEITKGVNNIKQIIVDGHANFAEEGSDIVCAGVSAIIFGLINSIDELDDEVVFDISVSEDETGHLTYRSLKSTMTEQLLLQAMLVSLKTIEANYADYITIETREVN
- the rpmA gene encoding 50S ribosomal protein L27; this encodes MLKLNLQFFASKKGVGSTKNGRDSESKRLGAKRADGQYVTAGSILYRQRGTKIYPGTNVGKGGDDTLFSLVDGVVRFERYGRSRKKVSVYPQA
- a CDS encoding Na/Pi cotransporter family protein is translated as MSTLGQEILFSFLGGLGLFLFSIKYMGDGLQLIAGDKMRYVLDKYTSKPLMALFAGVLVTVLIQSSTGTIVITVSLVGAGLLKTKQAIAIVMGSNIGTTLTSFIIGFNVSHYSLPLIFLGAAFLFFTRAKLINNIGRVIFGFGGIFYALKMMSTAMGPLKTMDWFQTILTHIDDSAWVGVGVGTLLTVMIQSSAATIAILQNLYAEHALNLHGAIPVIFGDNIGTAITTAALAIVGTNIAAKRVAISHIMFNVIGTVICLILLEPYIMFIGYMENLLGLEPKMAIAFGHGTFNIFNTVLQFPFIWLLVKIITKAIPGEDEQIKYTTQYLDKSLITSAPAVALGQVEKEFVEMLKLSKKSLKNSVEYFMTREEQFNEKAETLEEAINNFDEEMTDYLTLLFREKLSPKEGLHASVLLDGTRDIERVGDHARDIVGSVNYQIKKKLKFSDDAKAEVQEMFELSNGIIEKTIKSLEEKNIAIAGAALAACGNIYELEKKARKKHTQRMKDGECEIPAGVVYMDLIQHFTRICEHSRNILEKEIQGNI